The Sphingomonas sanxanigenens DSM 19645 = NX02 genome includes a region encoding these proteins:
- a CDS encoding phosphoglycerate kinase encodes MGDIRGKRVLVREDLNVPMKDGVVTDDTRLRATVATVGELADKGAIVLILAHFGRPKGAPNPEMSLAPLTRPYSAVLGRTVMFIGDCVGETAESAVAALNPGDIAVLENTRFHAGEEKNDPALVEAMAKLGDFYVNDAFSAAHRAHASTEGLAGRLPAFAGRAMEAELDALEKALGEPEHPVAAVVGGAKVSTKLDVLKHLVAKVDHLIIGGGMANTFLAARGVNVGKSLCEHDLTATADEIMDAADAAGCTVHLPYDAIVATEFKPNPATRTVNVHEVREDEMILDVGPAAVEALGDVLKNCRTLVWNGPLGAFETPPFDAATVNLARTAAALTTEGSLVSVAGGGDTVAALNQAGVADKFSFVSTAGGAFLEWMEGKELPGVKALVRA; translated from the coding sequence ATGGGCGACATCCGCGGCAAGCGCGTGCTGGTCCGCGAGGATCTCAACGTGCCGATGAAGGACGGCGTCGTCACCGACGATACCCGCCTGCGCGCCACCGTCGCGACCGTCGGCGAGCTCGCCGACAAGGGCGCGATCGTGCTGATCCTCGCCCATTTCGGCCGCCCCAAGGGCGCGCCGAACCCCGAAATGTCGCTGGCGCCGCTCACCAGGCCCTATAGCGCGGTGCTCGGCCGCACGGTGATGTTCATCGGCGATTGCGTCGGCGAGACCGCCGAGTCAGCGGTCGCCGCGCTCAACCCGGGCGACATCGCCGTCCTCGAAAACACCCGCTTCCATGCCGGCGAGGAGAAGAATGATCCCGCGCTGGTCGAAGCAATGGCGAAGCTCGGCGATTTCTACGTCAACGACGCCTTCTCCGCCGCGCACCGCGCGCACGCCTCCACCGAGGGGCTCGCCGGCAGGCTCCCCGCTTTCGCCGGCCGCGCGATGGAAGCCGAACTCGACGCGTTGGAAAAGGCGCTGGGCGAGCCCGAGCATCCGGTGGCCGCGGTCGTCGGCGGGGCCAAGGTTTCGACCAAGCTCGACGTGCTCAAGCATCTCGTCGCCAAGGTCGATCATCTGATCATCGGCGGCGGCATGGCCAACACCTTCCTTGCCGCGCGCGGCGTCAACGTCGGCAAGTCGCTGTGCGAGCATGACCTGACCGCCACCGCCGACGAGATCATGGACGCCGCCGACGCCGCAGGCTGCACCGTGCACCTGCCCTATGACGCGATCGTGGCCACCGAGTTCAAGCCGAACCCGGCGACGCGCACCGTCAACGTTCATGAGGTCCGCGAGGACGAGATGATCCTCGACGTCGGTCCGGCCGCGGTCGAGGCGCTTGGCGACGTGCTCAAGAACTGCCGCACCCTGGTGTGGAACGGCCCGCTCGGCGCGTTCGAGACGCCGCCCTTCGACGCGGCGACCGTCAACCTCGCCCGCACCGCCGCGGCGCTCACCACCGAAGGTTCGCTGGTCTCGGTCGCCGGCGGCGGCGACACGGTGGCCGCGCTCAACCAGGCGGGCGTGGCCGACAAGTTCAGCTTCGTATCGACGGCCGGCGGCGCCTTCCTCGAATGGATGGAAGGCAAGGAACTGCCCGGCGTGAAGGCGCTGGTACGCGCCTGA
- a CDS encoding 5-formyltetrahydrofolate cyclo-ligase, with protein sequence MNAGDEAVTDKRALRAALRERRAAHLAALPPAIRALTFGIAPGPLAALMRRARTVAAYVPLGDEADPLRLLAQATAMGCNTALPHIVSRADPVRFIAWRPGSLLVVGPLGLRQPDAAGREVAPDLILTPLVGFDRALNRLGQGAGHYDRAFAANPRALRIGVAWAAQEADSLPRETWDMPLDAVLTEREWIAGPRAEGAGA encoded by the coding sequence ATGAACGCGGGTGACGAAGCGGTGACGGACAAACGCGCGTTGCGCGCCGCGCTGCGTGAGCGCCGCGCCGCGCATCTCGCGGCGCTGCCGCCTGCGATCCGCGCGCTCACCTTTGGCATCGCGCCGGGGCCGTTGGCCGCGCTGATGCGCCGCGCGCGGACCGTGGCTGCCTATGTGCCGCTGGGCGACGAAGCCGATCCCCTGCGTCTGCTCGCGCAGGCGACGGCGATGGGCTGCAATACGGCGCTGCCGCACATCGTCTCGCGCGCCGATCCGGTGCGGTTCATCGCCTGGCGGCCTGGATCGCTGCTGGTCGTCGGCCCGCTGGGGCTGCGGCAGCCCGATGCCGCGGGCCGCGAGGTGGCGCCGGACCTGATCCTGACGCCGCTGGTCGGTTTCGACCGAGCGCTCAACCGGCTGGGGCAGGGCGCCGGCCATTATGACCGCGCCTTCGCCGCGAACCCCCGGGCGCTGCGCATCGGCGTCGCCTGGGCCGCGCAAGAGGCTGACTCGCTTCCGCGGGAGACGTGGGACATGCCGCTGGACGCGGTGCTGACCGAGCGTGAGTGGATCGCGGGGCCGCGCGCCGAAGGGGCGGGGGCATGA
- a CDS encoding cell division protein ZapA, which yields MAEVAIEIAGRTHKVMCRDGEEAHLRRMALIVDGKAREAGRGLGTVNETRQLLFAALLLADELADLRDTAAAAGSGGGSDVALAETLERLAGRLETLRAGLEGVAPTS from the coding sequence ATGGCTGAGGTCGCGATCGAGATTGCCGGCCGCACCCACAAGGTGATGTGCCGCGATGGCGAGGAGGCACATCTTCGCAGGATGGCGCTGATCGTCGACGGCAAGGCGCGCGAGGCCGGTCGCGGCCTCGGCACCGTCAACGAAACGCGGCAATTGCTGTTCGCAGCGCTGCTGCTGGCGGACGAACTGGCCGATCTGCGCGATACCGCGGCGGCCGCCGGATCGGGTGGCGGATCGGACGTAGCGCTCGCCGAGACGCTGGAGCGACTCGCCGGCCGGCTCGAAACTCTGCGTGCGGGGCTTGAGGGCGTCGCGCCGACATCCTAG
- a CDS encoding MOSC domain-containing protein, whose product MTSARLIGIARHDRPHGPIQTVDHVGVTCTEGVHGDYRGALKPGRNRRQVTVMRAEDWFAAVEEVGLPVEWQERRVNLLVQGLKEWPPEPGQVMRVGAALALRINGECDPCKRMDALVDGLQRALRPGWRGGIIATVIADGDIALGDDVSVHVEAMTGSKA is encoded by the coding sequence ATGACGTCCGCGCGGCTGATCGGCATCGCCCGGCATGACAGGCCCCACGGGCCGATTCAGACCGTCGACCATGTCGGCGTGACCTGCACCGAGGGCGTACATGGTGATTATCGCGGCGCGCTGAAGCCCGGCCGCAACCGGCGGCAGGTGACGGTGATGCGCGCCGAGGACTGGTTCGCCGCAGTCGAGGAGGTCGGCCTGCCGGTCGAATGGCAGGAACGGCGCGTCAACCTGCTCGTTCAGGGGCTGAAGGAATGGCCGCCCGAACCGGGACAGGTCATGCGTGTCGGCGCGGCGCTGGCGCTGCGCATCAATGGCGAATGCGATCCGTGCAAGCGGATGGATGCGCTGGTCGATGGCCTGCAACGGGCACTGCGCCCCGGCTGGCGGGGCGGTATCATCGCGACGGTGATTGCCGATGGCGACATCGCACTGGGGGATGACGTGAGCGTTCACGTCGAAGCAATGACAGGGAGCAAGGCGTGA
- a CDS encoding DUF4142 domain-containing protein: MAGLRIARRMAALGTMAGLGAALASLASCGDPQRRDATRNLLVEEPAAEPEPAPRPTRAPTVVDAQDFIDRAATIDAFIIATSELAARRPAAVDVRAFARSMIDEHQRALAGLRAATGRLTPPLTLDATLPIDMRARLDALRDTDDDAFAGAYLRAQVSAHETAMVTLQSYAVSGNIAALKELARDRIPEINRHLVQARELETR; this comes from the coding sequence ATGGCGGGGTTGCGGATCGCGCGGCGGATGGCCGCGCTGGGGACGATGGCGGGCCTGGGCGCCGCTCTGGCGTCGCTCGCGTCCTGCGGTGACCCGCAGCGCCGGGATGCGACGCGCAACCTGCTCGTCGAGGAACCGGCCGCGGAGCCCGAACCGGCGCCGCGCCCCACGCGGGCGCCGACCGTGGTCGATGCACAGGATTTCATCGACCGCGCCGCGACGATCGACGCCTTCATCATCGCGACGTCCGAACTGGCTGCGCGCCGGCCGGCGGCGGTGGACGTCCGTGCCTTCGCTCGTTCGATGATCGACGAGCATCAGCGAGCGCTTGCCGGGCTGCGCGCCGCCACCGGGCGGCTGACGCCACCGCTCACGCTCGATGCGACGCTGCCGATCGACATGCGCGCGCGCCTGGATGCGCTGCGCGATACCGACGACGACGCCTTTGCCGGCGCCTATCTGCGCGCTCAGGTCTCGGCGCATGAGACTGCGATGGTGACGCTGCAAAGCTATGCGGTATCGGGCAACATCGCTGCGCTGAAGGAATTGGCGCGGGATCGCATCCCCGAGATCAACCGGCACCTGGTGCAGGCACGCGAGTTGGAGACCCGTTGA
- the gap gene encoding type I glyceraldehyde-3-phosphate dehydrogenase, producing MAVKVAINGFGRIGRLVARAILARPESGLELVAINDLADAKANALLFKRDSVHGTYPGTVEVDGNDLILDGKRVKVSAERDPANLPHAENGVDIALECTGFFTDRASAEKHIAAGAKKVLISAPGKNVDLTVVFGVNNDKLTAEHNIVSNASCTTNCLAPAAKVLNDAIGIERGLMTTIHAYTNDQKILDQIHSDPRRARAAAMSIIPTTTGAARAVGEVLPELKGKLDGSAVRVPTPNVSLVDLTFTPKRDTTKDEVNAILKAASESGPLVGILAYTDEPLVSIDFNHQPVSSTIDSLETTVLEGKLVRVVSWYDNEWGFSNRMVDTAGAMGALL from the coding sequence ATGGCAGTGAAAGTCGCGATCAACGGTTTCGGACGCATCGGCCGCCTGGTCGCCCGTGCGATCCTCGCGCGTCCCGAAAGCGGCCTCGAACTGGTTGCGATCAACGACCTCGCGGACGCCAAGGCGAACGCCCTGCTGTTCAAGCGCGACAGCGTTCACGGCACCTATCCGGGCACCGTCGAGGTCGACGGCAATGACCTGATCCTCGACGGCAAGCGCGTGAAGGTTTCGGCCGAGCGCGATCCGGCGAACCTGCCGCATGCCGAAAACGGCGTCGACATCGCGCTCGAGTGCACCGGCTTCTTCACCGACCGCGCGTCGGCCGAAAAGCATATTGCCGCCGGCGCCAAAAAGGTGCTGATCTCGGCGCCGGGCAAGAATGTCGACCTGACCGTCGTCTTCGGCGTCAACAACGACAAGCTGACCGCCGAGCACAACATCGTCTCCAACGCGAGCTGCACCACCAACTGCCTCGCGCCCGCCGCCAAGGTGCTGAACGATGCCATCGGCATCGAGCGCGGCCTGATGACGACGATCCACGCCTACACCAACGACCAGAAGATCCTCGACCAGATCCACAGCGATCCGCGCCGCGCCCGCGCCGCCGCGATGTCGATCATCCCGACCACGACGGGCGCCGCCCGCGCGGTGGGCGAGGTTCTGCCCGAACTGAAGGGCAAGCTGGACGGTTCGGCGGTGCGCGTGCCGACCCCGAACGTCAGCCTCGTCGACCTGACCTTCACCCCGAAGCGCGACACCACCAAGGACGAGGTCAATGCGATCCTCAAGGCGGCGTCGGAATCGGGCCCGCTGGTCGGCATCCTCGCCTATACCGACGAGCCTTTGGTCTCGATCGACTTCAACCATCAGCCGGTCTCCTCGACGATCGACAGCCTCGAAACCACGGTGCTCGAAGGCAAGCTCGTCCGCGTCGTTTCCTGGTACGACAATGAGTGGGGCTTCTCGAACCGCATGGTCGACACCGCCGGCGCGATGGGCGCGCTGCTCTGA
- a CDS encoding antibiotic biosynthesis monooxygenase family protein, whose amino-acid sequence MHLTPPAGTIAVIFTSRRTAADDAGYAAAAEAMEKLAREQPGYAGIVSARGTDGLGITISYWENEATAIAWRDHAEHEAIRERGRALWYEDYGVVVADVSRAYAWTRD is encoded by the coding sequence ATGCACCTGACACCGCCCGCCGGCACGATTGCCGTCATCTTCACCTCGCGCCGCACCGCGGCCGACGATGCGGGCTATGCCGCCGCCGCCGAAGCGATGGAGAAGCTCGCTCGCGAGCAGCCCGGCTATGCCGGCATCGTTTCCGCACGCGGCACGGACGGGCTCGGCATCACCATCAGCTATTGGGAAAACGAAGCAACCGCCATCGCGTGGCGCGACCATGCCGAGCATGAAGCGATCCGCGAACGCGGCCGTGCGCTCTGGTATGAGGATTATGGCGTGGTCGTCGCAGACGTCAGCCGCGCCTACGCCTGGACGCGGGACTGA
- the tkt gene encoding transketolase encodes MTATTDSVSRLQMANAIRALAMDGVEAANSGHPGMPMGMADVATTLFCDYLKFDPADPRWADRDRFVLSAGHGSMLIYALLHLTGYARPTIEDISRFRRLHSPCAGHPENFELAGIEATTGPLGSGLATAVGMAIAERHLNANYGDDLVDHRTWVIAGDGCLMEGVNHEAVGLAGHLKLGRLIVLWDDNRITIDGAVDLSSSEDVVARYDASGWHTVRCDGHDEASIKAALDEAIADDRPSLVACRTIIGKGAPNKQGTSATHGAALGAAEVAAARETLGWTSEPFVIPADIAAAWAEAGRRGAATNADWQARAGAAAKGADFVARMAGEFEATGWLKPYVDALIAEPKTVATRKASEMALEAITAAIPATLGGSADLTGSNNTRTKSTPPLTAAHYGGRYLHYGIREFGMGLAMNGMALHGGIVPYGGTFLVFADYCRAAIRLSALQNAQVVYVLTHDSIGLGEDGPTHQPIEHMMSLRVIPNLDVYRPADVIETAECWALALERRDGPAVIALTRQNLPQLRLEASENLSAKGAYRLKAAEGDRKVVLIATGSEVEIAVAAAKALEEAGVGADVVSMPNWRHFDAQPADYKRNLLPADMLKVSIEAGTTMGWERYVGLDGLRFGIDRFGASAPAKDLYEYFGLTAATIAPQILSALGK; translated from the coding sequence ATGACCGCGACGACCGACTCCGTTTCGCGCCTGCAGATGGCGAATGCGATCCGTGCGCTGGCCATGGACGGCGTCGAAGCCGCCAACAGCGGCCACCCCGGCATGCCGATGGGCATGGCCGATGTCGCGACGACATTGTTCTGCGATTATCTGAAGTTCGATCCCGCCGATCCGCGCTGGGCCGATCGCGACCGCTTCGTGCTCTCCGCCGGCCATGGCTCGATGCTGATCTATGCGCTGCTGCACCTGACCGGCTATGCGCGGCCGACGATCGAGGACATCAGCCGCTTCCGCAGGCTGCACAGCCCGTGCGCCGGCCACCCCGAGAATTTCGAACTCGCCGGCATCGAGGCGACCACCGGGCCGCTGGGCTCCGGCCTCGCCACCGCGGTCGGCATGGCGATCGCCGAGCGTCACCTCAACGCGAATTATGGCGACGACCTCGTCGATCACCGCACCTGGGTGATCGCGGGCGACGGCTGCCTGATGGAAGGCGTCAACCATGAGGCGGTCGGCCTTGCCGGGCATCTCAAGCTCGGCCGCCTGATCGTGCTATGGGACGATAACCGCATCACCATCGACGGCGCGGTCGACCTGTCGTCGAGCGAGGATGTCGTCGCCCGCTACGATGCGTCGGGCTGGCACACCGTGCGCTGCGATGGCCATGACGAGGCCAGCATCAAGGCGGCACTGGACGAAGCGATCGCCGACGACCGGCCCTCGCTGGTCGCCTGCCGCACGATCATCGGCAAGGGCGCACCCAACAAGCAGGGCACCTCGGCGACGCATGGCGCAGCGCTGGGCGCCGCCGAAGTCGCCGCCGCGCGCGAAACGCTCGGCTGGACGTCCGAGCCGTTCGTGATCCCCGCCGACATCGCCGCCGCATGGGCCGAGGCCGGCCGCCGCGGCGCCGCGACCAATGCCGACTGGCAGGCGCGCGCGGGTGCAGCCGCCAAGGGGGCCGATTTCGTGGCGCGGATGGCGGGCGAATTCGAAGCAACCGGCTGGCTGAAGCCCTATGTCGATGCGCTGATCGCCGAGCCCAAGACGGTGGCGACGCGCAAGGCATCCGAAATGGCGCTGGAGGCGATCACCGCCGCGATCCCGGCGACGCTGGGCGGTTCGGCCGATCTCACCGGCTCCAACAACACGCGCACCAAGTCGACTCCGCCGCTGACCGCCGCACATTATGGCGGCCGCTATCTGCACTATGGCATTCGCGAGTTCGGCATGGGGCTGGCGATGAACGGCATGGCGCTGCACGGCGGCATCGTGCCTTATGGCGGCACTTTCCTGGTGTTCGCCGACTATTGCCGCGCCGCGATCCGCCTCTCGGCGCTGCAGAACGCGCAGGTCGTCTATGTGCTGACGCATGATTCGATCGGTCTCGGCGAGGATGGCCCGACGCACCAGCCGATCGAGCATATGATGAGCCTGCGCGTCATCCCCAATCTCGACGTCTATCGCCCCGCCGACGTGATCGAGACCGCGGAATGCTGGGCGCTCGCGCTGGAGCGGCGTGACGGTCCCGCGGTGATCGCGCTGACCCGCCAGAACCTGCCGCAGCTTCGCCTCGAAGCGTCGGAGAACTTGTCGGCCAAGGGCGCCTATCGCCTGAAGGCCGCGGAGGGTGACCGCAAGGTGGTGCTGATCGCCACCGGTTCCGAAGTGGAAATCGCGGTTGCCGCTGCGAAGGCGCTTGAAGAAGCCGGGGTGGGTGCCGATGTGGTTTCCATGCCGAACTGGCGCCATTTCGATGCACAGCCGGCCGACTACAAGCGCAACCTGCTTCCCGCCGACATGCTCAAGGTCTCGATCGAGGCCGGCACGACGATGGGCTGGGAACGCTATGTCGGCCTCGATGGCCTCCGCTTCGGTATCGACCGGTTCGGCGCATCCGCGCCGGCGAAGGATCTGTACGAATATTTCGGCCTCACGGCCGCAACGATCGCGCCGCAAATCCTCTCGGCGCTGGGCAAGTAG
- a CDS encoding AI-2E family transporter — protein MLTPVEQVGLRRAALRRDRLLAALTLIAGVGLIVGLPFALKAGAEFFLPVTAALVVAIAFVPALEWFERRRVPSGLAAMLCVLAFLFIANIALAAIVVPATEWFQLFPDRIGRIQANVAPLIELYSNLQDYLDRALRTLESGRVGSARTAAVEPPSSILELAATSAPTAIIQMFFGLLVIFFFLSGWTRLRARTITSRGSFGGAMATARVIQNVVDATSAYLGTITTINFSLGLLVSAGLWLIDMPSPLMWGGIVMILNYIPYLGPILAAFLLAVGGLMTFSDIWLALMPAIIFIGLHLVEANAITPLIVGRRLTINPLSILVSISFWGWVWGAPGALLAVPLLIIIQTVASAAGKPDIAGFLFESGTLTGRRDDEAGAEDLV, from the coding sequence ATGCTCACCCCCGTCGAGCAGGTGGGGCTGCGCCGCGCCGCGTTGCGGCGTGACCGGCTGCTCGCCGCGCTGACGCTGATCGCCGGCGTCGGGCTGATCGTCGGCCTGCCCTTCGCGCTGAAAGCGGGCGCCGAATTCTTCCTGCCGGTCACGGCGGCGCTGGTGGTCGCGATCGCCTTCGTGCCCGCGCTCGAATGGTTCGAGCGTCGACGCGTGCCATCCGGCCTCGCCGCGATGCTGTGCGTGCTCGCCTTCCTGTTCATCGCCAACATCGCACTGGCGGCGATCGTGGTGCCCGCAACCGAATGGTTCCAGCTTTTCCCGGACCGAATCGGCCGAATCCAGGCCAATGTCGCGCCGCTGATCGAGCTCTATTCGAACCTGCAGGACTATCTCGACCGCGCGCTGCGCACGCTGGAAAGCGGCCGCGTCGGCTCGGCGCGCACGGCCGCAGTGGAGCCGCCGAGTTCGATCCTGGAACTCGCCGCCACCTCGGCGCCGACCGCAATCATCCAGATGTTCTTCGGCCTGCTGGTGATCTTCTTCTTCCTCTCGGGCTGGACGCGGCTGCGCGCGCGCACGATCACCAGCCGGGGCAGCTTCGGCGGCGCGATGGCGACGGCGCGGGTCATCCAGAACGTGGTCGACGCGACCTCCGCCTATCTCGGCACGATCACGACGATCAATTTCAGCCTCGGCCTGCTCGTCTCGGCGGGGCTGTGGCTGATCGACATGCCTTCCCCGCTGATGTGGGGCGGCATCGTGATGATCCTCAACTATATCCCCTATCTGGGGCCGATCCTCGCCGCCTTCCTGCTGGCGGTGGGCGGGCTGATGACCTTTTCGGACATCTGGTTGGCGCTGATGCCCGCGATCATCTTCATCGGCCTGCACCTGGTGGAGGCGAATGCGATCACCCCGCTGATCGTGGGGCGGCGGCTGACGATCAATCCGCTGTCGATTCTCGTCTCGATCAGCTTCTGGGGCTGGGTGTGGGGCGCGCCAGGCGCACTGCTCGCGGTGCCGCTGCTGATCATCATCCAGACCGTCGCTTCGGCCGCCGGCAAGCCGGACATCGCCGGATTCCTGTTCGAAAGCGGCACCTTGACCGGCCGGCGCGACGACGAGGCGGGCGCCGAAGACCTTGTTTGA
- a CDS encoding class I SAM-dependent methyltransferase has translation MSSSAKAARKRIRLARRAGGRPGPLTMFFKGFMKHPVMVGSIIPSSQRLIRNMLSRVDWANTGVFVEYGPGVGTFCRPVLERLAPDAVLVAIDTNPEFISYLRAEIADPRFRAVHGSAADVQRILNDLGFDHADYVLSGLPFSTLPPGVGPDIARATRAALRVGGAFLVYQFSPKVRDFIAPFFPRIDHAFEPVNIPPAQLYWAWKDED, from the coding sequence ATGAGCTCATCGGCGAAGGCAGCGCGAAAGCGCATCAGGTTGGCGCGGCGCGCGGGGGGACGGCCGGGTCCGCTGACCATGTTCTTCAAGGGCTTCATGAAGCACCCGGTGATGGTCGGCTCGATCATCCCGTCGTCCCAGCGGCTGATCCGAAACATGCTGTCGCGGGTCGACTGGGCGAACACCGGCGTGTTCGTCGAATATGGCCCGGGCGTCGGCACCTTCTGCCGCCCGGTGCTCGAGCGCCTGGCGCCCGATGCGGTGCTGGTGGCGATCGATACCAATCCGGAATTCATCTCCTACCTGCGCGCCGAGATCGCCGATCCGCGCTTCAGGGCGGTGCACGGATCGGCGGCCGACGTGCAGCGGATCCTCAACGATCTCGGCTTCGATCATGCCGATTATGTGCTGTCGGGCCTGCCCTTTTCCACCTTGCCGCCGGGTGTGGGGCCGGACATCGCCCGCGCTACGCGCGCGGCGCTGCGCGTCGGCGGCGCCTTCCTCGTCTATCAGTTCTCGCCGAAGGTGCGCGATTTCATCGCGCCGTTCTTCCCGCGCATCGACCATGCGTTCGAGCCGGTGAACATCCCGCCCGCCCAGCTTTACTGGGCGTGGAAGGACGAAGACTGA
- a CDS encoding DUF2842 domain-containing protein has product MTPSWRKPFGMFLILALILLVMVIVGSFSATIGRLPVLVQLLIYVVAGIVWIAPLKPLLRWMETGRWR; this is encoded by the coding sequence ATGACGCCAAGTTGGCGCAAGCCGTTCGGCATGTTCCTGATTCTCGCGCTTATCCTGCTTGTGATGGTGATCGTCGGATCCTTCTCGGCCACGATCGGGCGGTTGCCGGTGCTGGTGCAACTGCTGATCTATGTGGTCGCTGGGATCGTCTGGATCGCGCCGCTCAAGCCGCTGCTGCGCTGGATGGAAACCGGCCGCTGGCGCTGA